A genomic stretch from Colwellia sp. Arc7-635 includes:
- a CDS encoding VOC family protein, with the protein MIGYTTIGSKDLDKAVSFYDALLTLVDGKRVMEMDRIKFYGTEAGGAMLAICTPHNDEEQTCGNGQQIAIPGGSIEGAQALYNKAIELGASDAGEPGQRFDFFYGSYVYDLDGNKLCFFHMT; encoded by the coding sequence ATGATTGGATATACTACTATTGGTTCAAAAGACCTAGATAAAGCCGTTTCTTTTTACGATGCTTTACTTACTTTAGTTGACGGTAAAAGAGTAATGGAAATGGATAGAATTAAATTCTATGGAACAGAAGCGGGCGGGGCAATGTTAGCGATATGTACTCCTCATAATGATGAAGAGCAAACATGTGGCAATGGTCAACAAATTGCAATTCCAGGCGGTTCTATTGAAGGTGCACAAGCGCTTTACAATAAAGCAATTGAACTAGGTGCTAGTGACGCTGGTGAGCCAGGACAACGTTTTGATTTCTTTTACGGTTCATATGTTTATGACTTAGATGGAAACAAACTGTGTTTCTTCCATATGACTTAA
- a CDS encoding type III PLP-dependent enzyme, whose amino-acid sequence MALSTKLKGFQIKVPAVTAAANESECFAYTQPTNQEVEQLAAQYGAPLMVLDCEAIRRQYHALKNALPSVTLHFALKPLPLAAVVRTLLAEGASFDLATSGEIDLVASEGVPSERTIHTHPIKRDSDIRDALAYGCTVFVVDNMNELEKFIAYKDQAEILVRLSFRNKDAFADLSKKFGCSPETAIEIITNAQQLGIRIKGLSFHVGSQSPNPTKYVEAINACAKIILQVNELGLPALSTLDIGGGFPVPYSADVLPIDVFCAPINDALAQLPETMQILAEPGRFIVASCVTSVASVMGQAVREGKTWYYLDDGIYGSFSGLMFDEAAYPIDSAKQDFTRFESVLAGPTCDSIDVISESIMLPKLDNGDLIISRMMGAYTLATATDFNFFKRAEVVVLNEQIHSQELTG is encoded by the coding sequence ATGGCTTTATCAACGAAATTAAAAGGCTTCCAAATCAAAGTACCTGCAGTTACGGCTGCGGCTAACGAAAGCGAATGCTTTGCTTATACGCAACCGACCAACCAAGAAGTTGAACAACTAGCAGCGCAATACGGTGCGCCTTTAATGGTGCTTGACTGCGAAGCTATTCGCCGCCAATACCACGCCCTTAAAAATGCACTACCGAGCGTAACTCTACACTTTGCCTTAAAGCCTTTGCCATTAGCAGCAGTTGTTCGCACATTATTAGCAGAAGGCGCAAGCTTTGATCTTGCCACCAGCGGCGAAATTGATTTAGTGGCAAGCGAAGGCGTACCAAGTGAGCGCACCATTCACACCCATCCTATCAAACGCGATAGCGACATCCGTGATGCACTCGCTTATGGTTGTACTGTGTTTGTAGTGGATAACATGAACGAACTAGAAAAATTTATTGCTTACAAAGATCAAGCAGAAATTTTGGTACGTTTAAGTTTTCGCAACAAAGATGCATTTGCTGATTTATCTAAAAAGTTCGGCTGCAGTCCTGAGACTGCCATCGAAATTATTACCAACGCGCAGCAGCTAGGCATCAGAATCAAAGGTTTATCGTTTCATGTTGGTTCACAATCACCAAACCCAACTAAATACGTAGAAGCAATAAACGCCTGTGCGAAAATAATTTTACAGGTAAATGAACTAGGCTTACCGGCATTAAGCACATTAGATATAGGCGGTGGTTTTCCAGTGCCTTATAGCGCTGACGTATTACCAATTGATGTGTTTTGTGCGCCAATTAACGACGCCCTTGCACAATTACCAGAAACCATGCAAATACTTGCTGAGCCTGGTCGCTTTATAGTTGCAAGTTGCGTAACCAGTGTGGCATCAGTCATGGGTCAAGCCGTGCGTGAAGGTAAAACATGGTACTACTTAGATGACGGTATTTACGGCTCATTCAGCGGTTTAATGTTTGATGAAGCGGCATACCCTATCGACAGTGCAAAACAAGATTTTACGCGTTTTGAATCGGTACTAGCAGGTCCAACATGCGACAGTATTGATGTAATAAGCGAGTCAATCATGCTACCTAAATTAGACAATGGTGATTTAATTATTAGCCGTATGATGGGCGCTTATACGCTGGCGACAGCTACCGATTTTAACTTTTTCAAACGTGCAGAAGTCGTGGTATTAAATGAGCAAATACACAGCCAAGAATTAACGGGCTAA
- a CDS encoding cupin domain-containing protein: MKISADFSQRVVVHSDSLEWVESPMLGVHRKPLDRVGGEVARATTIVRYAPGSEFSPHVHTGGEEFIVLDGVFQDEHGSFPAGAYIRNPPQSKHQPSSDVGCIMLVKLWQFEPSDRTHVRLQTNFMGSVQHAVFKGVHITPLYKDAIEEVSLLNFEPETAITLDVKNGAELFVLSGSLDEQNDTLIKHSWLRVPVNGEIKAKAGIKGAKVWLKTGHLIDVENQIMRVEHA; the protein is encoded by the coding sequence ATGAAAATTTCTGCAGATTTTAGCCAACGTGTTGTTGTACATAGCGACTCTCTTGAATGGGTTGAATCCCCCATGCTAGGTGTACATAGAAAACCACTTGATAGAGTAGGTGGGGAAGTTGCTCGAGCAACGACTATAGTACGATATGCACCTGGTAGTGAATTTTCACCTCATGTTCACACGGGTGGCGAAGAATTTATTGTCCTTGATGGTGTATTTCAAGACGAGCATGGCAGCTTTCCTGCTGGTGCTTATATAAGAAACCCTCCCCAATCAAAGCATCAGCCAAGTTCAGATGTTGGTTGTATTATGTTAGTAAAGTTATGGCAATTTGAACCAAGTGACCGAACACATGTTCGTTTACAAACAAACTTTATGGGTAGTGTTCAACATGCCGTGTTTAAGGGAGTACATATTACCCCTTTATATAAAGATGCTATTGAAGAGGTGAGTTTATTAAACTTTGAACCTGAAACGGCCATAACACTCGATGTAAAAAATGGCGCTGAATTATTTGTATTGTCAGGCTCATTAGATGAACAAAATGATACTTTAATTAAGCACAGTTGGTTGCGTGTGCCAGTGAATGGCGAAATCAAGGCTAAAGCAGGTATAAAAGGTGCGAAAGTTTGGCTTAAAACAGGTCATTTAATTGATGTTGAAAATCAAATTATGCGCGTTGAACATGCTTAA
- a CDS encoding TonB-dependent receptor: MATFNKLNKISRVVRKQASYPRQFLCASTLLSLLAFPATAAEESETEIKVDADIEVIEVSGGLRRTMTRSLNEKKHSTAIVDAVAAADFGDLPGLSLSDVIENISGASGHRLKGSQNEISIRGLGSYWGYSTFNGRTITNAGAGRAVNFKKFPSELVDKVVIYKSQQADLVEGGTSGTIDVNSLRAVDYGEAQTTVQATGVFNSYYDDVDGDSSPWGKKLIISTVQQWETDSLGDMGFTLGLSHSDSSNPEENYGGNSQMAVCALRAADGSNLVGGSNCATGQQGVSSGRVGREPELGIDTDLADFDQSSIFYVPNDAYWRTGEDEDVRTGAVFTFQWIPRDDLEINFDYEYSDLEYTEKRMELALDSRIDDLADHIIADDHTLLYATGEARPTLQGENRNQVDEYRGGGIEIEYAPTEDLTLALDLSYSESYRYRLRQRTKFRSTERYNYALDFRGRNVPTLTWLDNSRLGPGDDGFASSEAFDASDMTNFVNDDHAYVEYRRAHEHRNDDIFAINLDGEYQLDNDYFSSIKVGVRYSKEHLLDFVTNDVSLVIADGSQKYGASDNEDNNWDELNPGANSELINGIIDGCQNGHSNNIQFTEEPGSGGDATRYATYDHKCFIGQVLGQLPGATSTDFYDIGEREDGRDGADRDVTETITAGYVMANFDAEISGIPVYGNVGVRVVKTETESQGWGDKVYITTDEDTGTYSALINPTGDIERVNLASEYTEVLPSLNLTFHVTDEFYVRTAAYRSMSRFQLNAMSAGVSYETCEDEDDTICDPATNTDYSSVIRSGEANGNHLDPYTALNYDLSFEYYPSEDAALTLALYHKSFTGGYKTETEQRDITVNLDGVDTIYTGVSHLVKQTSDDNSIIKGIEITGQKHFVELPEPFNGLGAKFAWNYASSNFVTDEPASAGIVPDANLFGFSKNVASASVYWEGDDTTVRLMWKYRSKYLQPNSLPFPDRSHRYVQDAVYMNMSAKYKVNSSVSVFLKGLNLTNEPQVMTRGNDTTIADYSRSGTKWEFGVKAKF, translated from the coding sequence ATGGCTACTTTCAATAAGTTAAATAAAATTAGCAGAGTTGTGCGCAAGCAGGCTAGCTATCCAAGACAATTTTTGTGTGCATCTACATTACTTTCATTACTTGCTTTTCCAGCGACAGCCGCTGAAGAAAGTGAAACTGAAATCAAAGTTGATGCTGACATTGAAGTAATTGAAGTAAGTGGGGGCTTACGACGTACTATGACTCGTTCATTGAACGAGAAAAAACACAGTACAGCAATTGTTGATGCAGTAGCCGCAGCAGATTTTGGTGATTTACCTGGTTTATCACTGTCTGATGTTATTGAAAATATTTCTGGTGCGTCTGGTCACCGCCTCAAAGGTAGTCAAAACGAAATATCAATTCGTGGTTTAGGCTCTTATTGGGGTTACTCAACTTTTAATGGTAGAACAATTACCAATGCCGGCGCTGGTCGTGCGGTAAACTTCAAAAAATTTCCGTCTGAACTTGTCGACAAGGTTGTCATTTATAAATCTCAACAAGCTGATTTAGTCGAAGGCGGTACCTCAGGTACTATCGACGTAAATTCTCTACGTGCTGTTGATTATGGTGAAGCACAAACCACGGTTCAAGCAACAGGCGTTTTTAATTCTTATTATGATGATGTCGACGGTGATAGTTCGCCTTGGGGTAAAAAGCTTATTATCTCAACCGTTCAACAATGGGAAACTGATAGTTTAGGCGATATGGGTTTTACGTTAGGCCTTAGCCATTCAGACTCATCAAACCCAGAAGAAAATTACGGTGGTAATTCTCAAATGGCAGTATGTGCATTACGTGCTGCCGATGGTTCAAATCTTGTAGGTGGTAGTAATTGTGCTACGGGTCAACAAGGGGTGAGTTCAGGCCGTGTTGGTCGTGAGCCTGAGTTGGGTATAGATACCGACTTAGCTGATTTTGACCAAAGCAGTATTTTCTATGTACCGAACGACGCTTACTGGCGAACTGGTGAAGATGAAGATGTACGTACCGGTGCAGTATTTACCTTTCAGTGGATACCTCGTGATGATTTAGAAATTAATTTCGATTATGAATACTCTGACTTAGAGTACACCGAAAAACGTATGGAATTAGCGTTAGATTCTCGCATCGATGATCTGGCCGATCATATTATTGCTGACGATCACACCTTACTATACGCAACGGGTGAAGCACGCCCGACTTTACAAGGTGAAAACCGTAACCAAGTTGATGAATATCGTGGTGGTGGTATTGAAATAGAATATGCCCCAACTGAAGATTTAACGCTTGCCCTTGATCTATCTTACTCAGAATCATACCGATATCGCTTACGCCAAAGAACTAAGTTTCGTTCAACAGAGCGTTATAACTATGCACTAGATTTCCGCGGTCGTAATGTTCCAACGTTAACATGGTTAGATAACAGCCGTTTAGGTCCTGGTGATGATGGCTTTGCCTCTTCAGAAGCATTTGACGCAAGTGACATGACTAATTTTGTTAATGATGATCATGCTTACGTGGAATACCGCCGCGCTCATGAACATCGTAATGATGATATTTTTGCCATCAACCTAGACGGTGAATATCAACTAGATAACGATTACTTTTCAAGTATTAAAGTCGGTGTTCGATACTCGAAAGAACACCTACTTGATTTTGTGACCAATGACGTATCGTTAGTGATTGCTGATGGTTCACAAAAATATGGCGCTAGTGACAACGAAGATAATAACTGGGATGAATTAAATCCTGGAGCTAACTCCGAACTTATTAATGGTATTATCGATGGTTGTCAAAATGGCCACTCAAATAACATCCAATTTACTGAAGAACCTGGTAGTGGTGGCGATGCAACGCGTTATGCAACTTATGATCACAAGTGTTTTATCGGCCAAGTTTTAGGGCAACTGCCTGGCGCAACAAGCACCGACTTTTATGATATTGGTGAACGTGAAGATGGCCGTGACGGTGCTGACCGTGACGTAACCGAAACCATCACAGCCGGCTATGTTATGGCTAACTTTGATGCTGAAATCAGCGGCATACCGGTATACGGTAATGTTGGTGTTCGTGTGGTAAAAACAGAAACAGAATCTCAAGGTTGGGGTGACAAAGTTTATATCACTACCGATGAAGACACAGGCACTTACAGCGCGCTAATTAACCCAACAGGTGATATTGAGCGTGTAAATTTAGCCTCAGAATATACCGAAGTGCTACCTAGCTTAAACTTAACTTTCCACGTAACTGATGAATTTTATGTTAGAACAGCCGCCTATCGTTCTATGTCTCGTTTTCAACTAAATGCGATGTCGGCAGGGGTAAGTTACGAAACTTGTGAAGATGAAGATGACACTATTTGTGATCCTGCAACAAATACTGATTATTCTTCTGTTATTCGCAGCGGTGAAGCCAACGGTAACCATTTAGACCCGTACACTGCACTTAACTACGACTTGTCTTTTGAATATTATCCATCAGAAGATGCGGCTTTAACCTTAGCGCTTTACCATAAATCATTTACTGGTGGCTATAAAACCGAAACAGAACAACGTGACATTACTGTCAATTTAGATGGTGTAGATACAATTTATACCGGTGTTAGTCATTTAGTTAAACAAACCTCTGACGATAACTCAATAATCAAAGGCATTGAAATAACAGGGCAAAAACATTTTGTTGAATTACCTGAACCGTTTAATGGTTTAGGTGCTAAGTTTGCCTGGAACTATGCAAGTTCTAACTTTGTTACTGATGAACCCGCAAGTGCTGGCATTGTGCCTGATGCGAACTTATTTGGCTTCTCAAAAAATGTCGCGTCAGCGTCTGTTTACTGGGAAGGTGATGACACCACGGTTCGCTTAATGTGGAAGTATCGCTCAAAATATTTACAGCCTAATAGCTTACCATTTCCAGACCGCTCACATCGATATGTACAAGATGCGGTTTACATGAACATGTCAGCTAAATACAAGGTTAATTCAAGTGTTAGTGTGTTCTTAAAAGGACTTAACTTGACCAATGAACCACAAGTGATGACCCGAGGTAACGATACGACTATTGCAGATTACTCTCGTTCAGGCACTAAATGGGAATTTGGCGTAAAAGCTAAGTTTTAA
- a CDS encoding NADH:flavin oxidoreductase/NADH oxidase, whose product MSQLFSPLSLGQVTLENRIIIAPMCQYSANNGAASDWHTIHLGQLSLSGAGLLILEATAVNPEGRISYGDLGLWNNETQQALDKSLKAVRQYSTMPIGIQLAHAGRKASTGKPWEDVGAIAPNDVNGWQTLAPSAIAYDDNSLVPKAMSQADIDSLIKDFVSAAKRADELGLDLIELHGAHGYLLHQFLSPLSNKRDDNYGGSLENRMRLLLEVFKAVRAVFPREKAVGLRISATDWVEGGWDLEQSIVLSKALDSLGCDFIHVSTAGLSPEQQIPVAKNFQVPFATAIKAVVKMPVIAVGLITEAQQAEEIIAEQQADGVALARGILYNPHWPWHAAAELGATVIAPKQYLRSSPHGQPSPIK is encoded by the coding sequence ATGAGCCAACTATTTTCGCCTTTATCACTTGGGCAAGTAACGTTAGAGAACCGTATTATTATTGCACCTATGTGCCAGTATTCAGCCAACAATGGCGCTGCTAGTGATTGGCATACGATTCATTTAGGTCAATTGAGCTTAAGCGGTGCTGGCTTACTTATTTTAGAAGCTACAGCAGTAAACCCAGAAGGGCGTATTAGCTACGGCGATTTAGGGCTGTGGAATAATGAAACTCAACAAGCATTAGATAAAAGCTTAAAAGCAGTGAGACAATACAGCACTATGCCTATTGGTATTCAGCTAGCGCATGCAGGGCGTAAAGCTTCTACGGGTAAGCCATGGGAAGATGTTGGTGCTATTGCACCTAATGACGTAAATGGCTGGCAAACGCTTGCACCATCGGCAATAGCTTACGATGATAATAGCCTAGTACCAAAAGCAATGAGCCAAGCGGATATTGATTCATTAATTAAAGACTTTGTCAGTGCTGCTAAACGTGCTGATGAACTAGGCCTTGATTTAATAGAGTTGCATGGTGCGCACGGCTACTTGTTACATCAGTTTTTATCACCCCTTTCAAACAAGCGAGATGATAACTACGGCGGTAGCCTAGAAAATAGAATGCGCTTATTACTTGAGGTTTTTAAAGCGGTAAGAGCGGTATTTCCCCGTGAAAAAGCCGTGGGTTTGCGTATTTCGGCAACCGATTGGGTAGAAGGAGGTTGGGATTTAGAGCAATCGATAGTGCTTTCAAAAGCACTTGATTCGCTAGGGTGTGACTTTATTCATGTTAGTACTGCGGGCTTGAGCCCTGAGCAACAAATACCTGTCGCTAAAAACTTTCAGGTGCCATTTGCAACCGCTATAAAAGCGGTTGTAAAAATGCCTGTTATAGCGGTGGGCTTAATTACTGAGGCGCAACAAGCCGAGGAGATTATCGCCGAGCAGCAAGCCGATGGTGTCGCGCTTGCTCGTGGTATTTTATATAACCCGCACTGGCCTTGGCATGCAGCAGCAGAGTTAGGTGCTACAGTAATTGCACCTAAACAATATTTACGCTCAAGTCCACATGGTCAGCCATCGCCAATAAAGTAA